A window of the Eretmochelys imbricata isolate rEreImb1 chromosome 7, rEreImb1.hap1, whole genome shotgun sequence genome harbors these coding sequences:
- the UQCRC1 gene encoding cytochrome b-c1 complex subunit 1, mitochondrial — protein MAASSVCRAGCAGGRTLLRGPRSSPALMSLGRNRGAATYAQALHNIPETQVTSLDNGLRVASEESGQPTCTVGVWIGVGSRYESEKNNGAGYFVEHLAFKGTKKRPCATFEKEVESMGAHLNCYTSREQTAYFMKALSKDLPKAVEILADIVQNCSLEDSQIEKERSTILQELQEIDSNLTDVVFDYLHATAFQGTALSRTVEGTTENIKRLTRADLAAYIDTHYKAPRMVLAAAGGVSHTELVDLARQHLSGVPFEYKEDAVPIPPPCRFTGSEIRVRDDALPLAHVAIAVEGPGWSNPDNIPLLVANLIIGRYDRTFGGGKNQSSRLATIAVENKLCQSFQTFNTCYSDTGLFGLHFVSDALNIEDTLHFAQGEWMRLCTSATDGEVKRAKNILRNALVAQLDGTTPLCENIGSHLLNYGRRISLAEWDARIAAVDARMVQEVCSKYIYDKCPAVAAVGPIEQLPDYNRIRSAMYWLRF, from the exons CCGGCGTTGATGAGTTTGGGGAGAAATCGAGGTGCAGCTACCTATGCCCAGGCACTCCATAACATTCCAGAGACGCAAGTTACCTCTCTGGATAATGGCCTCCGTGTGGCTTCTGAGGAATCCGGCCAGCCTACGTGCACA GTGGGTGTGTGGATTGGGGTAGGTAGCCGTTATGAAAGTGAGAAGAACAATGGAGCAGGATACTTTGTGGAACATCTCGCATTCAAG GGCACAAAGAAACGTCCTTGTGCCACTTTTGAAAAGGAAGTGGAGAGTATGGGTGCTCACCTCAACTGTTATACCTCCCGGGAGCAGACTGCCTACTTCATGAAAGCCCTGTCCAAAGACCTGCCCAAAG cTGTCGAGATTCTGGCTGACATTGTGCAGAACTGCAGCCTAGAGGATTCTCAGATCGAGAAGGAACGGAGTACCATCCTTCAGGAGCTGCAGGAAATTGACAGCAACTTGACAGATGTAGTCTTTGACTATCTTCATGCGACTGCTTTCCAAGGCACTGCCCTGAGCCGCACTGTCGAGGGAACCACTGAGAACATCAA GCGTCTGACTCGTGCAGATCTAGCCGCCTACATTGACACTCACTACAAGGCCCCTCGCATGGTCCTCgcagctgctggag GTGTTTCCCACACAGAATTGGTAGACCTTGCTAGGCAGCACTTGAGTGGAGTTCCCTTTGAATACAAGGAGGATGCGgtgcccatccccccaccctgccgTTTCACTGGGAGTGAG ATCCGTGTCAGAGATGACGCCTTACCCTTGGCTCATGTTGCTATTGCAGTGGAGGGCCCAGGATGGTCCAATCCAGACAATATTCCCCTTCTTGTAGCTAACTTGATCATAGGACGCTATGACCGCACCTTTGGTGGTGGTAAG AATCAATCCAGCAGGCTGGCTACAATTGCAGTAGAGAATAAACTCTGTCAAAGTTTCCAGACCTTCAACACTTGCTACTCTGACACAGGCCTCTTTGGACTCCATTTTGTTTCTGATGCTCTGAACATAGAAGATACACTGCATTTTGCTCAGGGAGAGTG GATGCGTCTGTGCACCAGTGCAACAGATGGGGAGGTGAAGAGAGCCAAGAACATCCTACGGAATGCCCTGGTGGCTCAGCTGGATG GTACCACACCTTTATGTGAAAATATTGGGAGTCATCTTTTGAACTATGGACGCCGTATATCTTTAGCTGAGTGGGATGCCAGAATTGCT GCTGTGGATGCCAGGATGGTACAGGAGGTCTGCAGCAAATACATCTATGACAAATGCCCAGCAGTTGCAGCAGTAG GTCCCATCGAACAGCTCCCAGACTACAACCGGATCCGCAGCGCCATGTACTGGCTCCGTTTCTAG